The genomic interval TACAGTTAAATTTTTATTATGTTAAAAAAAATACATAACAATTAAACAAATTAAGATGAAACGTATATATATGTTTGCCGAGGAATATGTCCAATAGATATTTTGAGTAGCTCTGCGGCGCACTTATAGATTTAAGCCATAGTTATAATTAATAGAGTAAAACTAGTGATTATGTGTATTGTAGAAGAACTGATGTAAGTAAAAAACTCTAATTTAAGGATATAGCATGCAGCCCCCTTTTGTTCCGACCATTTGTAGGATTTGCAAAGAGAACTGTGGATTACTGGTCAGTGAAACTGATGGAGAAACCCAAATTGATGGCAACCCAGAGCACCCCGTAAGCCGAGGATTCATCTGTTCTCGAGGGAAAAAATATGGATACGTTCGGCATTCTCCAGACAGATTGAAAACGCCACTTTTACGCAAGAACGGAAAGCTTGTTCCGATAACATTTGACCAAGCAATGGATGTTCTAGCTGAGAAATTTGCTGAAAGCCGAGATCAATATGGCCCAGAAAGCATTTGCCTTTATAAAGGAGAATCCCTCAAACATCAGGAAGTTGCTGCATACATGAAGCATCTTGCTCACGGTTTGGGATCCCCCAATTACATTTCCGTGGGCAGCCTCTGTCATGCTTCAATGGCTATGGGACATGGAATGACCTACGGAGGCATCCCCGAACCGGATTTTTCGCGCATGAAATCCGCGTTGATATGGGGTGCCAATCCGGCGATATCTTCTCCTCGAACATATAAAGATATCAAAAAAGCAGTGACAGATGGCGTTCGCTTGGTTGTGGTTGACCCATCTCAAACAAAAACGGCAAAAATGGCAGATATCCACTTACAGATAAAAGCCGGAACAGATGGATTTCTGGCTTTAGCGTTTCTCAAGCTGGCAATTGAAAATGCTAAATTGGTTCCATCGAGTGAAGCTATTGGATTCGAGGACTTAAGAGCCATGCTAGAAGGAATATCCTTGAATGAGGCTGTTAATAAAACAGGCTTGGAGCTTGAAACTGTCAAGGCTGCTTGGGAAATTCTTTATGCAAATCGTCCAGTTTGGGTGCAAACCGGACTTGGGCTTGAACTCAAACCCACCGGAGTGCAAACCATTCGGGCTATAGCATGCCTGCAATCTCTTTTGGATGACGTTCGACCTAAATCCAGTGCCGTGAAGCTTGCTCCATTGCCCGGTATGGATAAATATCCTGCGCGTCCAAGATCTATTGGAACGCATGAGGCTCCAATGTATACTGGTGGGGATACGCAAGGGCAGGGAATGTTTTGGGGTAAGGCTATTCTTGAAGGAGATCCTTATCCTTTGCGCTCTATGCTTATTATGGGTGGTAATCCGATGCTGACCTTTCCTGATGAGGATGCTCAACGAAAGGCCCTTTCGAAGCTCGATTTTCTTGCGGTCTTTGATCTCTTCATGACTCCAACAGCGGAATTGGCTGACTTAATTATTCCAGCAGCAGACATGCTTGAAACCTTAGAGGTACATGATTACGGGACAACCGGGCGACCTCTTTTGGGATTGGTTCGTCCAGTCTCTACGGAGTCAGCCATCGGGGAACCTGCTTGGAAAGTCATTTTCACTCTGGCTGAACGACTCGGTTTGGGAGAACTTTTCCCGTGGAAAGACAACCGCGAGGCACTTATTTGGCGTCTGTCCCAAAGTGGTATTTCTATTGAAGATCTGGAAAAAAGCTCCACGTCAACGGTTTCATATAAAGCAGAATATGATGAACACGGACCAGTCCACTATGCATCAGAACGACTTGCATCAATGGGGCAAGCATCCATGCCTGTACCAGAATCGTTCATACTGCCTGTAGAGGATGCGAACGAGTACCCCTTTACCCTAAGCACTGGTGACCGAGTTTCTCCTTACCAACATAGCCAGTTTCATAACGTGCTGGAATACCGCAAGGCTTTACCTGATCAGTATCTTGACATGCACCATGATGCGGCACCGGCACACGGGATTAAAGACGGTCAAGAGATCAAACTCTCTACTCCTTATGGAGCATTAAACCTCCATGTTCGGTTATGCTCCAATGTACGCATTGATTGCCTGCGCTTGGCACATGGATGGATTGAAGCTAACGCCAACATCCTAACAGGGCTCGATCACTTTGACCCCATATCAGGATTTCCGTGGCTCATGTCTTTGCCTGCTAAAGTTGAAAGCTAACCATCGGCCTATCAAGCTATAACAACATTAAATCTTAGTACCAAAAAAAGTTGTACAGGAGTTGTACAAACCACCACGCACAAAAAAAGGGTTTACAGCTGCAAAGCTATAAACCCTTGATTTATCTGGTACCGGGAGAGATAATTGAACTCTCATGGTATCACTACCGGCGGATTTTGAGTACCGTTCTTGACACTTTATCCGAGTTTAACTGCCTCATAAGTTCTTTAATTAAAAGAAGAACACTCTTTAACCTACCTTGTTTGATTTCCCCATAATTTACTGTATCTTGGCCTTCTTTATGGGGAATAGCATGGGGAATATGAGCCATGACCCCACGGAATTAAACGGATTAATGAGAGAAAATTGATCAGAAAATCCTCTTCCCCACAAACAGGCAAAAAGGACAAGGTTATGGCAGCTAAAAAAAGAAATAAAACCGCATACAAAGGTGTATTCTACATCACCAGCACCCACCCCACAACTGATGTGAATGAGGAAATATACTATATCCGTTACTATAAAAACGGAAAATCAATCGAAGAAAAAGCCGGTCGCCAGCATCAGGACCGTATGACACCAGCCAAAGCCAACCGTCTCCGGGTACTGCGCATTGAAGGCAGGGTTGACTCCAATGAAGAGCGTAGCGAGAAGATCCGAGCAGAACGGGAGAAAATGACCACCAGTCGGTTATGGGAAGCATTCTATGATGCCAAGCAGGAAAACAAGAGCATAAAAGACGACCGTAATCGCTGGCGGGCATACCTGCTCAAAGATTTTGGTAGAAAAATTACGGAAGAAATTTCAACAACGGACATAGACAAACTGCGCCGCAAACTACAGGACCGCGGCCTTGCTCCCGGCACAGTGAAACAAGAACTTGTCCTGCTCAAACGCATACTTAATTTCGGAGCCAAGCGCGGACTGTGTCAGCCAGTCAATCAGGCAAAACTTCATTTTGAAATGCCTAAAGTAAATAACATCAAAACTGAAGATCTCACGCCCAGACAGCTTTCATCACTCATGGAAGCCATTGAAACATCATCGAATAAACCTGCTGCGAACATGATGCTTATGGCCCTCTATACAGGCATGAGAAAAGGCGAAATATTTAAGATGAGATGGAATGACATTGATTTTAATCGTGGCTTCATCACACTCAAAGACCCAAAAGGTGGAACTGATCAGCGTATACCTTTGAATAATTTAACCAGATCAATTTTGGAAGACCTGCCCCAAAAAGACAGCGAATACATTTTCCCCGGTAGAGATAACGGCCCAACAAAAGAAATGCGTATTCCCTTTCGGCGTATATGTGACAATGCGGGACTGGCCAAAGATTTTCGTCCTATGCACGGACTGCGACACGTCTTTGCCTCTACCCTCGCCAGTTCGGGACAAGTAGACATGTACACTCTGCAAAAACTGCTCACCCATAAAACACCGTCTATGGTTCAGAGATATGCACACCTGCGTGATGATGCCATGATGAAGGCAAGTGAAGTTGTGGGGGATATGTATCAGAAGATGCAGAAATGTGGCGGTCAAAAGAGGTAGATATAGCTTCCTCAAAAAAAAGGATTGCCGAGCTGTTTAGAGTTGAGGTGCTTGCTATCTCTAAACACCTGCAAACCATTTTTGATAGCAATAAAATTGAAGAAAATTCAGTTGTTTCTATTTTGGAAAAAACTGCGCAGATGGTAAGAAATACAAGACAAAAGACTATAGCCTAGATGCTACTATCCCGGCCGGATACAGAGCCCAAATAATTCATACAAAATTGTTTCATACTCGAAGATGAAAGCCTGCTATGCCTTTTTCTTATGCACCCATTGAATATCTTCATCATCATAGCTGCCATGCCAAGCATCAACCATAGGAGTAACGTAATATTCTAAAATTTCAGAATCTTGAATAAACCATTGCTCAACAGCTTCCTGATGATGCTTTGAGGTGGAGTTTCTCGTTTTCTCCGCAACAACAAACCCTCTCCATTCAGGATTGCAGCCGCCACCACCGAATCCGAGCCCATTATCTTCAATTGCTTTTTCAATAAACCTATCAATTAACTCATCCTCAGCTTTTCTATCTAATTCATTAGAATATCGGAAACCTACACTAAATCCAAATTCTTTAAATTCACCAAGTCTTCTTTTCTTTCTCAATCTCTTTTTCATTTATATAGTCCTTAAAATAAAATCACAGTTTTTATGGAGCGCAGCAACAAAAGCCCCCGCTTAAATCAAACGATACTTCTGCAACTTACTATTAGGCTTACTAGGAATAGTCATTTCAATAAGCCCTTCTTCTAGAGCTGGCTTGAGATAAAGTTCTCTAAATGATTTCCGATCTTTCAGACCCAAAACAGCTTGAAGTTCATTACGACTCATTTCACCTGAAATGGCTTCCACCAACGCTTTAACTTGGGGGTCAACTTGGGGGCTTACTTGGGGGGTCGCAGATGCAATAGCATCGAAAATCATCCTGAGCATGAACTCGATGAATGGAGCTGAATCAGCTTTATCTGTGCTCTGTTGTAGAGCGTCATAGTATTCTTCTTGGTGTTCATAGATCAGACTTTCGACCGGGATATCTGCAAACAAAGGATTCCAGCGGTTCAGAATAAGAGTCTGCCACAAACGGCCCATACGACCGTTGCCATCAGCGAAAGGATGTATGAATTCAAATTCGTAGTGAAAAACTGAACTTGCTATTAGTGGATGATCGTCAGTTGCGGCAAGCCATCCAAAAAGATCCTGCATTAAAATAGAAACGCGCTTCGCTGGCGGGGCCATGTGAATTACCCTTTCACCCGCAATCACGCCGACACCGGAATGACGGTAAGCACCAGCCTCATCTATCAGGCCGGACATAAGTACGCTATGTGCCTCCAGCAAATCAGCTTCCCGCTCAACGGACCAACTACCGAACCGCTCATAAGCAGCAATGGCGTTACGAACTTCCTGAATTTCACGGGGCGGGGCTATTACCCTTTTGCCGGCAAGAATAGCTGTAATTTGTTCTTCGCTTAGGTTGTTCCCCTCAATAGCTAAAGAGCCACGAATAGTGCGCACGCGATTGATGCGCCTTAGCCGTAATTCCTTTGAATTATCGGTAAGGACGGTTAAACGCCCTATTACCTCGCTTATCTGGGCTATCAGATTTACGATGAGTGGGGTTATTGTGTGGGGTGGTTGGTAGGTGGTGACCATATATTTATAGCAAATAGTAAATTAAAATTAAAAAACAAGAATCCTATTCATCTTTAAACAAATATAGCGTTTATCTCAAAAATAATATATCCATACCAACTTCAATTTGTTTTTTAGGACAATTGAACGCATAAAGCAAACATGACAACGCCATTGTATAAACAGGAGCCATAAAAATGATGTTTTGGGGTATTATTATTTTAGTGAGTTTCTTCGTGCTGGGCCTTTTAGCCATATACATATATTTAAAACGCAAAAAGTACACTCGCGAACGCTTTGCATTTATGGCCTCTTCATCTGCTATTTTTGCGTTTATACTTATCATTCAAACTGTTTTTGTTAGCACCCCTTGGGCCCCTATCGCACATTATTTTGATCTCATTCTAGGGGCTGAAACAACAATTCAAAAAGCAACGATTGTAGATAAATTCTTTATTATAATATTATTTGCAATTCTAGTACACTTTTTTCAATCTATTTTTAAAAATTGGAATGGTCTAAAATCTGTAAAACAATTTAAAGAAGAGCAATTTAATGAAAGGCAGAATCTAC from Maridesulfovibrio frigidus DSM 17176 carries:
- a CDS encoding molybdopterin-containing oxidoreductase family protein, with protein sequence MQPPFVPTICRICKENCGLLVSETDGETQIDGNPEHPVSRGFICSRGKKYGYVRHSPDRLKTPLLRKNGKLVPITFDQAMDVLAEKFAESRDQYGPESICLYKGESLKHQEVAAYMKHLAHGLGSPNYISVGSLCHASMAMGHGMTYGGIPEPDFSRMKSALIWGANPAISSPRTYKDIKKAVTDGVRLVVVDPSQTKTAKMADIHLQIKAGTDGFLALAFLKLAIENAKLVPSSEAIGFEDLRAMLEGISLNEAVNKTGLELETVKAAWEILYANRPVWVQTGLGLELKPTGVQTIRAIACLQSLLDDVRPKSSAVKLAPLPGMDKYPARPRSIGTHEAPMYTGGDTQGQGMFWGKAILEGDPYPLRSMLIMGGNPMLTFPDEDAQRKALSKLDFLAVFDLFMTPTAELADLIIPAADMLETLEVHDYGTTGRPLLGLVRPVSTESAIGEPAWKVIFTLAERLGLGELFPWKDNREALIWRLSQSGISIEDLEKSSTSTVSYKAEYDEHGPVHYASERLASMGQASMPVPESFILPVEDANEYPFTLSTGDRVSPYQHSQFHNVLEYRKALPDQYLDMHHDAAPAHGIKDGQEIKLSTPYGALNLHVRLCSNVRIDCLRLAHGWIEANANILTGLDHFDPISGFPWLMSLPAKVES
- a CDS encoding tyrosine-type recombinase/integrase, translating into MAAKKRNKTAYKGVFYITSTHPTTDVNEEIYYIRYYKNGKSIEEKAGRQHQDRMTPAKANRLRVLRIEGRVDSNEERSEKIRAEREKMTTSRLWEAFYDAKQENKSIKDDRNRWRAYLLKDFGRKITEEISTTDIDKLRRKLQDRGLAPGTVKQELVLLKRILNFGAKRGLCQPVNQAKLHFEMPKVNNIKTEDLTPRQLSSLMEAIETSSNKPAANMMLMALYTGMRKGEIFKMRWNDIDFNRGFITLKDPKGGTDQRIPLNNLTRSILEDLPQKDSEYIFPGRDNGPTKEMRIPFRRICDNAGLAKDFRPMHGLRHVFASTLASSGQVDMYTLQKLLTHKTPSMVQRYAHLRDDAMMKASEVVGDMYQKMQKCGGQKR
- a CDS encoding 50S ribosome-binding protein YggL, translating into MKKRLRKKRRLGEFKEFGFSVGFRYSNELDRKAEDELIDRFIEKAIEDNGLGFGGGGCNPEWRGFVVAEKTRNSTSKHHQEAVEQWFIQDSEILEYYVTPMVDAWHGSYDDEDIQWVHKKKA
- a CDS encoding Fic family protein, translating into MRTIRGSLAIEGNNLSEEQITAILAGKRVIAPPREIQEVRNAIAAYERFGSWSVEREADLLEAHSVLMSGLIDEAGAYRHSGVGVIAGERVIHMAPPAKRVSILMQDLFGWLAATDDHPLIASSVFHYEFEFIHPFADGNGRMGRLWQTLILNRWNPLFADIPVESLIYEHQEEYYDALQQSTDKADSAPFIEFMLRMIFDAIASATPQVSPQVDPQVKALVEAISGEMSRNELQAVLGLKDRKSFRELYLKPALEEGLIEMTIPSKPNSKLQKYRLI